One Perca flavescens isolate YP-PL-M2 chromosome 16, PFLA_1.0, whole genome shotgun sequence genomic window, atgatctgaaagtgaaaaacagatctgaaaaaaaaaaaagatttgaaacgaaaaaaaaaagatttgaagccgaaaaaaaataagttttgaatctgaaaacctgaaatgtggaactgaaaacaaatataaaagtgaaaaatgaaaatttataatttattcaaaataattccagaatttaatctaaattttattcaaactgaaagaaaaattggtacacttatttttagtttgaatacatggttttattttttccaagttttgaccaaaacttaatttttcaatttcaagctttattttttcaactatatatatttttttcaaatgaacaaaacatttggccctgatttagctccatacaaAGCATACCTGAAGCCGGGGGAATGCGCCTGGGATGGCTCGTGAAGAAATGTTCTCACATTTGcgacatttcaaaaaaaaaaaaaaccctctccCGTCTCTGAAAGGATAACTAGTCGATCACGAGCGGCTCGACAGGTAGCTCTATAGATAAACATAAACTCATCTTTCAGGCATTTGACCGACCgtattgtgatattttcttcccattatggccacgccaagacccgcccttcagtagcatttacacactactattggccaggcgtctatgcttacatgtacagggcCTAGCCCccgaccaatcccctaaccctaacctgaaccactcgaggtgaaatgcctaatcccaaccaatcgagctgcttcatagggcgggtcttggcgcggccatagtgggattcgtaattttgcgaccGGGTTGACACCATGGTTgacacttctttcttttttttgaccgGGTTGACACTTCAGCGTGAGAAATTGGGAgtgtggcgtgtgagcgtgtgaaaccaatcaaatgcgtgtgtctcacggCCAATGCGTGATAGTTGGCAGCTCTGTGtcattcaccctctctctcccctttcaggtCTTAAATGCCTAAATTGCcagaaaatattaataataaaaaagttaaactaCAGCTGCATTTTGTACACATTAAGCAGCTTATGTTAGTGGAATGTGGATAAATCAGAAAGTTATAGTACTATGTTTGCGAGTGCCTTAGCTtgctaacagctaacttgtCCTCTCTGGTAGACAAAGGATGCTAAAATCATCGTTTGACATGCTTAAATTGCGTGTTTTTTAGATAGCTACTACCGGCACTTTGTGCTGTTATTTTTCGCCGCTGGTGAGGGCGGGACTTAAATGCGCTCTCTCTCCATGGAAGGATGGAAGTGGGCCATAGTGGGATGTGATTGGCCAGTGTTCAATCATGtgatctctctcctctctgtgggCTGTTCTGTCAACAACCAAGGATATGATTGGCCAGTGTTCATATGAAAGACACACAAGTGGGCCAATCATGTGATCTCTCTTCTCTTAATGGGCTGATCCATAAAATAAGTTTTCGACCGGAGTACAGCCACAGCCCATTCAGCCCACATAAATAGACCGGTCGACCGGGAAATCTCCCGGTACTCCTGATGGCCAATCCCTGCCTGCAAGGTACCAAATCTACCGCTGCAGATTCATTATTCAATTACATATTTAATCAGCTGTTGTGTGTTGAACAGTTTCAACAGAGCACATTGAGATATTTGAGGAAAGATAGTTAATGCTTTATAATTAGTACAGACCATAATATCTATCCATCAGTTAGTCATGGTTTCATTTTTATCAAAATAGAAACAGAGCTGCAGTTTAAACATTAGTCTCACCGTTGGATTGGTAAATATGGGCCGCAGGGTGTTTGCCAGGACACCGTCAGGATGGTCGATGAGCTTATTGTGATCTTTAGAGGTCTCCATCTTCCTCCCAGCTGAATCAATGTAAAGATATTCCAAACCTGCGGGTGCCTTGTAGATGATGtacctgatgatgatgatgatgatgagtagAGAAGAGAAACATCAatgtgcagagaggacagacactCATCAGCAGAAAACAATAAATCTAGTCTCTCTCTAGGAGTCactcctcaagaaaatgttaccttttcaattaaaaaatatgcaatttcacatcattttggaccattattatgtgtctaaaatgttggaaaggctagagcagataatacataaataacactcaaaaagcttgaAGTCAAAACTTCAGAAGTCCAACTACAACCATTAGATCTGAGAGAAgtaatttagttagttttgatgctcacattgatttaACATTAACTTGGTTTGGCTTTCACTGCAACTACTGATTGATTTCATGGTggattaatgtgtggattatgttctggatgaatggatgagttgttgtgtctctaaaatgtggatcagagtttcccaaagtccaagatgacgtcctcaaatgtcttgttttgtccacaactcaaagatattcagtttcctgtcccagaggagagaagaaactagaaattattcacatttaacaagctgacaagtttacctgttttatcataaaaattactcaaactgattaatggattatttaaatagttggagattcatttaatagttgaggACTAATCCATTCATATTTGCAGCTGGTGACCAATATGTACCTGTCAGCTTCTGTaatgtgaagattttctttcccttaCATAAtgtttaattcattttatttgggCTTTGAACTGTtgctcagacaaaacaagacatctgaaGTCGTCactttgcattgtgggaaaaatCACTATTTCCTGATATTTTTAGACTAATTGATTCATTGTAAGAATAATCAACAGACTACAGCTGCAACTAAGATTTTAATTTCATTATCCATAATTTCATATAATTTCATACTCGTTTCCATTTTGCCTCATATCCACAAATCATTTGTTCTATAAAAGGTCcagaaaagtgaaaaataatgtcattttgacatcaaCTTGAATGACATAGGAAAGCTTtctttgcacacctcttttgtcgggcaggtgtGTAGGATGTGATCAAAAGTAGGAGATCAGAAGCTCAGAAAAAGTCCCACACACTggccattacgcaagcaatcaTTTATTTAGAGTACAACGTTTAAAGATGCGTAGTTTTTGAGTGTTGTCTCACCAGTCCACTTCTCCGTTGTTGTTGTCTCTGCAGGTCACTCTGCCATCAGCGCTCCAGCAGAGCAGACTGACCATCAGGAGAATCCTCCACATAACTCCCTAAAACACACAGTTACAGCAACAGTTACACCACCACATTCACTGGGCTTCAAGTTCACATCATCCTGTTAACTTAACTTTTTTCTACGAgctactttttttgtttttaaccagcAAGTGTGTGACTGCAATCAAAGAATAATACAAGATCTACAATACTCAAGCACTCTTATTGCATAAGGTAAAGTCTTCATAAAATTACTaacattctttctttctctctcatgaacacacacagcaaaacattCCTCCATCCAACACTGATCCCCAATCCTGGTTCAGTTCTGATCTTTCTCTGGTTCATCTTTCACCATGTCATACTTTATCAGATCATCAACAGGAGCTACACCAAAGAGAAGAAACCATTGTTTGGGCAGTGGCATTACAACTTAAAGTCCCTCTCgagacacattttaaagtatATAAACTACTCttttataatctttttttaCATGGCTTACCCACATAAAAAGTAGAATTAAAGTCTGAAATGGGCTGCAGGCATCAACCCTTTCTCCCTCATTGAGAAATTCTAGATCTGGTCCCGCCCTCCTTGCTCTTACTCACGCTTGGTTGAGACTGATTGGGTGACTACATTCTAGCGTCTCCCTCAGGTTGACTGGTAAAAGACCAGCGTGATCTAGATGACTAGAAACCTTGGAGATACACCCATGGCTCATCATGTTTCAGACTCACGGGTTCAGACAGGAGGACAGCGTTGCCCCGCGACGTGGCAACCTTGAAGTCTTTGGTAGACCATGGCTGTTTACTTGGTTTTATTCGAAGAAAACGATTAAAAAGAATATGTTTTGCTACCATGGGAGGGCATGGTGGGTTTAACATCAGGCATCATTTTAGGAAAACAAGGCTCATATACTTGAAGTGATTGGATTGTAACAGCTGCTGAAAACATCTGCATGAATGGAACAATCTTTTAACCATCTTTAAATGTAAACACACCAGTTTCTCTCATGTTTCACAATTTTTGGATTCTGAGTGAAAACATAATCTAAGAAAACAATTCTTAATTTAATTTGAgctcttttttatttcaatgttaTTCTACCATAAGGTGTCAGGTCCAGCTCCCGCTCTTagttcatgtttgttttgttgtttgtctgtttcaggTCACTTGTCTCCCCCCTGTGTGATTAGCCTCCCTTCCCTAATGTGGGCCACCTGTGTGTCATTGTCTCCACCCAccttactgtatatatatttacctTGTTTCCCTTGTAATTTGCCAGATGGTTGCAGTACCTCGTGTCTCACTCTCCAGCAGTATTCCTAGTGTCTCTTCCTTGTGTTTTTGTAGGACCTCGTGCCTGCCTGTTTTTGCCTAATGTTTTTGTACCTTTGTACAATAAACTCCATTACCTTTTACATCTGCTTCGAGTCGTGCTTTTGGGTACACTGAGTCCCGTGACATAACGTATGAAAGAATCTCCGTTTAGTTTTTAAACTGTAAACCCGAATGCTAAAATTAGTTAAATTTAAagtagtccatccatccatccatccatcttcgtccgcttatccgtacCGGGatggggagcagctccagcaggggaccccaaacttccctttcccgagcaacattaaccagctccgactggggatcccgaggcttttcccaggccaggttggagatataatccctccacctagtcctgggtcttccccgaggcctcctcccagctggacgtgccttaaggcgcccaggggcatccttaccagatgcccgaaccacctcaactggctcctttcgacgcaaaggagcagctctactccgagttccctcacggatgactgagctataaaaccctatctctaaggagacgccagccaccctcctgaggaaacccatttcgccgctttcAATGGATCTCGCttttttcggtcatgacccagccttcatgaccataggtgagggtaggaacgaaactgaccggtagatcgagagctttgccttctggctcagcttattttttcgtcacaacggtgcgatagattgaatgcaataccgcacccgctgcgcctattctccgaccaatctcccgcctcCATTGTCCCCCATTTCAggtgaacaaaaccccaaggtacttgaactccttcacttggggtaaggactcattcctacctggagaaggcattccatcggtttcctgctgagaaccatggcctccgatttagaggtgctgatcctcatcccaaccgcttgacactcggttgcgaaccgatccagtgagtgctgaaggtcgcaggccgatgatgccatcaggaccacatcatctgcaaagagcagcgatgagatccccagcccaccaaactgcaacccctccccaccccgattgacgcctcgatatcctgtccataaatattacaaacaggattggtgacaaagtacagccctggcggaggccaaccctcacctgaaacgagtccgacttactaccgagaacccggacacagctctcactttggtcatacagagattggatggccctgagtagagaccccctcaccccatactcctctagcacctcccacagtatctcccggggacccggtcatactttttctccaaatccacaaaacacatgtagaccgggaccatactcccaggctccctccaggatccttgcgagagtgaagagctggtccgttgttccacgaccaggacggaatccgcattgttcctcctcaacccgaggttcgactatcggccgaaccctcctttccagcaccttggagtagactttaccagggaggctgagaagtgtgatacccctataattggcacacaccctctggtcccccctttttaaaaagaggaaccaccaccccagtctgccactcctttggcaccgccccagacttccacgcaatgttgaagaggcgtgtcaaccagacaaccctccacacccagagccttgagcatttctggacggatctcatcaatcccggggctttgccactgtgtagttgtttgactacatcagtgacttccgcctgggaaatcgacgacaatcccccgttatcctccagctctgcctctaacatagagggcgattaagtcggattcaggagttcctcaaagtgctccctccaccgccctattacctcctcagtggaggtcaacagtgtcccatccttactgtacacagcttggatggttccccgcttcctcctgaggtggcgaacagttttccagaaacactttggtgccgaccgaaagtcctttccatgtcttctccaaacttctcccacacccgctgctttgcctctttcacggcagaggctgcagcccttcgggcccctatCGGTACCCTGCCTgtcctccggagtcctccgagataacatatcccggaaggactccttcttcagtcggacggcttccctgaccactggtgtccaccacggtgttcgtgggttaccgccccttgaggcacctaagatcctaagaccacagctccttgcagcttcagcaatggaaactttgaacattgtccaccgggttcaatgcccccagcctccacagggatgcacgaaaagctccgcccggaggtgtgagttgaaagtctgtcggacaggggcctcctccagacgtttcccaatttacccgcactacacgtttgggcttaccaggtctgtccagagtcttccccaccccctgacccaactcaccaccagatggtgatcggttgacagctctgcccctctcttcacccgagtgtccaaaacatacggcctcagatcagatgaaacaattatgaaatcgatcattgaccttcggcctagggtgctctggtaccaggtacacttatgagcatccctatgttcgaacatggtgttgttatagacaatccatgactagcacagaagtccaacaacaaacaaccactctggtttagatcagggaggccgttcctcccaatcacgccctccaggtgtctccatcattgatttgcgttgaagtccccagcataacaatggagtccccactggagccccatgcaggactccagtcaaggtctccaagaaggccgaatactccgaactcctgtttggtgcatatgcaaatttaaagtagtttttatCTTATTCTATTCAGAATGTACCAGATGCATTAAAGgcattttatatactgtataatttttGTAAAAGACGAGTGCCTTGGCTTTTTCCTTGATGTCTAGTGGATTTGCTCAAATTAGTTAATTGGAATAAGTACCGACAACttaaaatttgttttgaaaTTCTACTTACTTAAAACTTTTGCAGATTAAATAACCACTACTACTACATTACTTAAAACTCTATagttttaacattatttatatcctataaaatacaatatatacagtacaggccaaaagtttggacacaccttctcattcaatgtgtttcctttttattttcatgactatttacattgtagattctcactgaaggcatcaaaactatgaatgaacacatatggaattatgtacttaacaaaaagtgtgaaataactgaaaacatgtcttatattttagattcttcaaagtagccaccctttgcttttttattaataagggaaataattccactaatgaaccctgacaaagcacacctgtgaaataaaccatttcaggtgactacctcatgaagctcattgagagaacatcaagggtttgcagagttatcaaaaaaagcaaagggtggctactttgaggaatctaaaatataagacaggttttcagttatttcacacttttttgttaagtacataattccatatgtgttcattcatagttttgatgccttcagtgagaatctacaatgtaaatagtcatgaaaataaagaaacacattgaatgagaaggtgtgtccaaacttttggcctgtactgtacgtacagtatatgtacagtatatagttatGTCAAACACATTTTCCTCACGCATTTAAATCTGGTGCATCTCCTGACATCTCATTATAAAATCAGAGGTGTCTGTATGTGAAAACTTCTCTCTAGATTCCATCTTTAGAAACATCAGTCCTTTTAAATGCTCGACCAACAACACGACAACACTGGACCGACTGGAGGGTCCAGCACAGTTAGAGGTGTTAAACATTTCACATTATGGTCATTTATCAAACACTTtactactttttcttttctagGAAAACCTTTGAAAGGTCAGTTGATGTAACAAACAGGAAGACAGACTGATTCAGCAGAAAAACATCCAACCTGTGATCCATACCTGTGTTTTAAAGTCCTGGTCAACCCAGAAAGAGGTCCAGAGAAATGGATCTGAAGTTCCTGAAGCTGTTgacacacagaaaataataaatcatataaATGTAAAGTGGTACGTTCAGTTATTAGTtatgtcaaatacattttaaaacacattcatatGAATATACTGAATATCCTATATGTTCTGctaatatactaatatatatgttactgctactacattgcacatatctgtacatgttgatcatacattgttcatattacatagctaTATTTATTCAGCtcttataaggtaactgctaatacattgcacatatttatatttaatttatattactctaaaccagcttctgtaaaccaactgtatactactgtctacactgcactatatttactgacctgtctatacttgtatatcacattgcagttttctgctctttttgcacttctagTTGggtgcaaactgcatttcgttgtctttgttcttgtactctgcacaatgacaataaagttgaatctaatctaatctaatttccTCATGTATTTATGTCAGTATGTATTACCTCCTGATAGTATCCTTTTAAAGTATTTCCAGTATCAAAGTGTTCTTACCTGTGATGGTCTGTGATGCTGGGGAGGCAGCGAGCAGGTCTTATATCTGTAGAGAGGGAGGATGGTCAGTGGTCACATGATTTCACAGAAACAGTTtgacttcaaaataaataaactaaaaacagGAGGTGAAGAGAGGACAGTAGGTGGTCACGTGATTTCACAGAAACAGTTTGAgcttaaataagtaaataaacagGAGGGTAAGAGAGGACACTCGGTGGTCACGTGATTTCacagaaacattttttatttttttattctttattgtaTAATAGTGATACAAACAATCAATTTACAATGTAtttgtacatttttcaaaaaaagtgttgaCAGCTTTGAGGTGGAGACAATATATACaacaaaacataacaaataaaaaaaaataaagataccGGAGGTCTTTTTAGTCAAGCAGGGAATGTAAGTCCAACAAATAAAAGAGTCTCTTGGTGTTTTCCTTTATCATGCATTGAAGAGATGTAGCAAAAATCTTGCTCATTTTTCCAACCGTTGATGTGGGTTTGACCTTTAAATACTTACACCTGTGAATACAATGTTTACAATGTTCAATCAAGTTATTCATCATCTTATCCTGTAAAAATATTCCAGCTTTAACTGATAATTTAATGGGTTCAGCATTATACCTTTAGATTGAAGCCAGCAATGAAAGTGACCTGCAGAGACAATAACAAAGGAGTAGTGGAATGGTGACTACAACGATTGACgatatttttcacttttctgGACCTTCAGAACGTCGCtttccaggcagctaaccctaaccttaaccctaaacataaccattgccacgctgcctggaaggcgacgttgggggcttaaaacaccaaaacacGTTCTTCCCCACTATAGTCTCGGAGAATATATCTTCTCACTCTGACGCTGGCCACAGCTGTATGGCTGAGATGGGATCAAAGTCTTCAATGTCAGGGCTGGATTGTGAGCAGGTCAGATAGTGTGTCTGACCTCAGACCTGACCTCCAGTCACTCTTCACTTGTTTCATCAAATTGAAACCCCGTTCACAGTGTGCTGTGGAGGCTGGAACACACAGTAATACATCGACAAGCTGAAGGAAATCAGGCCACTGGCCTCCCAGTCTCTGATTTATCTCTGGCCAGATCAGCTGGTCCATGTTCGGATGCTGCTGGTACAATCTGCTCTTGAGGAATGTCCACTGGTCTGTAATCAGATCCAAATCGGCCCCAGAGGAGGCCAATAGTGgaccaaagtgctttataagACACTCCACATATGCATCTCCAaaatctgcagacacacacaaggaaaACTTAAGGTTGCACAAACAGTAAAAGGTTTCAACTTCAAGATGTAAAATACATATGATGTTAAATGTGCTTGATAATAACCTTCACATGTATCTGCATCAGGCCAGCTCGTGATATCCACCAGTTTGGAAGCATGTAGTACTCCAGAGCTGAAGTCACAAAATTGTGTTGCCATACTGCAGCAAAATGTGTCTATCAGCTTGTGCTTTGTGGAGTTCACATGAGCCAGGGAGAGGTTATCTCTGGGTGCTGCCAAGGTAGCACCCTCAAAGGTGTCTGCTGGATTTTCTAGGCATGCCCTAAGCCTGGGTCCAGGTCTTATAATTGAACACAACAAAGCACAATGTTATTATACATATATAGTATGTTAGTatacgtacgcacacacacacacacgcacacacacacacacacacacacacacacacacacacacacacctgttcttGTATTTAGTTAAGACAGCCTGTGTGGCTATCAGGCTGGTCTGAACCTCTGCCACTGTTAGAGATGGATGCAGACATTGCTGAGGTGCTCATGTGCTATCAGGCTGGTCTGAACCTCTGCCACTGTTAGAGATGGATGCAGACATTGCTGAGGTGCTCGTGCATAAAGCAGCTGAACATCACTACACCTGGATCTGTTGCtgtttggtcaaaattgcgTGCCTTGCTTCTCTGCACAGGATTCACCCCCTCCGAATCTGGTGACTGGATCTTACACATACATTTGCACATTTGAATCAATTACGTTCAACAACTCAATTATTGATTATTAGTACCATTATGTTGAGTTGTTAACTTTAGTCAACTAATTTAAACTAAAATGATCATTAGCCTTGCCTTAGCCTATACTACTGTACCTGCTCAAAAGGCTGGATTAGGCCCCTACAGCCTCTGAGGAAGTGGTCCAGCGCCCTGAAGAGATGAGCAAGCCACCTGGTACCTCCTACTCTAGTTGGGAGGAGTGGAGTTCATTCCGAACACCTTGAAGCTGTTTTTCAAGTCTGCTCTGTTGAGTGGACTCTTGTGATAGAACACAGAGGGAAGACAAGAAGTCATCCAACTTTGTGCACTGGGGGCAACTCTTCACTGCATCCTTAAATGTCAGCTCCAGCCTATGGGCTATGCAATGGACACCCAGGATAGAGGACTTGTCGCCACATAATCTGCTGACCACTCCACTGCTGGACCCTGTCATCACTGCTGCTCCATCTGTTGCACAAGCAACCAGTTTCTCCTGCCAACTCTCATCACCCTCACACCTGTCTCATCATACTTATGATGGCTGCTGTGATGTTCTCTGCATTTGGCTTTGGTGTACAGAAGCTCTTCCTCCAACACTGCACTGTCAGTTGATCCATCTGACATAATTGCCAGATACTTTTGAATGATCAATCTTATGTTTAAGCCTCAGCTATGTAGTGCATGAAAACCCTAGCCTGCTTCTTGTTCTGATAAGTTTTCCTTATCACCAGTCTTTTCTGTGGAGTTAGAATGAGAACTGTGACTTTGATAACATTGACCTCCATTACAAATATGTAATTCATTTTATCCATTTAACAATATGAGTTATGCTGCACTATTTCCTCGCGGCTGCTAAAACTAGCTATCTAGGCATCACAAAACACAACTTCAAGCTAGTAATTCACTTACTTGCACATCCAAACGTAGTCCCGAAAAGGTCTGCCCTTTCTGCCGATCGCATGGACATTTCAGGAATAGAATTCTCATTTGGTCCAACTGCGCCGATTGCATAGAGCAGATAGCCTTTATTACCACACTCTGTTCCTGGGGTCCCGTCTTCGCCAGCTGTATATATACTTGATATGAAAGTTGTGGTCTTTTATTGCCTCTAATTTAAGGTTAGTTGTTCCTCTAACGAACGAATTGTTTGCACAGTCCATGGACTGGTCGCCAGGAAGGTAGACTAACCATTCCCTCGTTTTCCCATCGTCATCAATGCGCCACTTGTTCGAAAAGtaccttctctttttctttacttcACCCTCAACAGTTTGTACGTTCAGAGCTACTGCTGACTCCGCGGCGGGCCTCTTAACACTGGGGATGTGTCGTCA contains:
- the LOC114570800 gene encoding zinc finger protein 862-like, with the protein product MCKPGPRLRACLENPADTFEGATLAAPRDNLSLAHVNSTKHKLIDTFCCSMATQFCDFSSGVLHASKLVDITSWPDADTCEDFGDAYVECLIKHFGPLLASSGADLDLITDQWTFLKSRLYQQHPNMDQLIWPEINQRLGGQWPDFLQLVDVLLCVPASTAHCERGFNLMKQVKSDWRSGLRSDTLSDLLTIQP